Proteins encoded within one genomic window of Jiangella mangrovi:
- a CDS encoding NAD(P)H-binding protein, translating into MYAITGITGHVGGAAARTLLAAGEQVRAVVRDPAQGEAWRRAGAAEVAVADFTDPAALAAALDGCRGAFVLLPTVATGGDAEHRGLADAIAAGVAGSGVLHVVALSSYGADLPDGTGPVRWLHHLENALRGTGAVVTAIRSPHFQEKAGDVLPAVLADGVYPVFASSADVEVPMAATRDIGAAVAAALTDPPLTSEVVDLDTPQYTERQVAETLAGLLDRHVEVVVLPRPAWTDAFLGAGLPPELAAELVALYEATDRGLLVPRGDRTHPCTTPLETTLRDLVADAVAAA; encoded by the coding sequence ATGTACGCGATCACCGGCATCACTGGTCACGTGGGCGGGGCGGCGGCGCGGACGCTGCTGGCCGCCGGAGAGCAGGTCCGGGCCGTCGTCCGCGACCCGGCCCAGGGCGAGGCGTGGCGGCGCGCGGGCGCCGCCGAGGTCGCCGTCGCCGACTTCACCGACCCCGCCGCCCTGGCCGCGGCGCTGGACGGCTGCCGCGGCGCGTTCGTCCTGCTGCCCACCGTCGCCACCGGCGGCGACGCCGAGCACCGGGGGCTGGCGGACGCGATCGCGGCGGGCGTCGCCGGCAGCGGCGTCCTGCACGTGGTCGCGCTGTCCTCATACGGCGCCGACCTGCCCGACGGCACCGGGCCGGTCCGCTGGCTGCACCACCTGGAGAACGCGCTGCGCGGCACCGGTGCGGTGGTGACGGCGATCCGCTCGCCGCACTTCCAGGAGAAGGCCGGCGACGTGCTCCCGGCCGTCCTGGCCGACGGCGTCTACCCGGTCTTCGCGAGCTCCGCCGACGTCGAGGTCCCGATGGCCGCCACCCGCGACATCGGTGCGGCGGTCGCGGCGGCACTGACGGACCCGCCGCTCACCTCGGAGGTCGTCGACCTCGACACGCCCCAGTACACCGAGCGGCAGGTGGCCGAGACTCTGGCCGGGCTGCTGGACCGGCACGTCGAGGTGGTCGTCCTGCCGCGGCCGGCCTGGACCGACGCCTTCCTCGGCGCCGGCCTGCCGCCCGAGCTGGCGGCGGAGCTCGTCGCGCTCTACGAGGCCACCGACCGCGGCCTCCTGGTCCCGCGCGGCGACCGGACCCACCCCTGCACCACTCCGTTGGAGACGACGCTGCGCGACCTGGTCGCTGACGCCGTCGCCGCCGCGTAG
- a CDS encoding twin-arginine translocation signal domain-containing protein: MVNLSRRSALVGVLATAGGAAAVAAAVTRLDVLPPADEGPDEATRAHEARLLDHLHVPALG, from the coding sequence ATGGTCAATCTCAGCCGACGATCCGCCCTGGTGGGCGTGCTCGCGACCGCGGGAGGCGCGGCGGCCGTGGCTGCCGCCGTCACCCGCCTGGACGTTCTCCCGCCCGCCGACGAAGGACCCGACGAGGCCACCCGCGCCCACGAGGCGCGGCTGCTCGACCACCTCCACGTCCCGGCGCTGGGCTGA
- a CDS encoding mandelate racemase/muconate lactonizing enzyme family protein, which produces MRITDVTAVLLTGPSSNDPYITFAKKLRTAAFIEVRTDAGLVGIGETYIGYFFPEVVPHVVDYVRPILVDGDTTDPAVLSTRMRRCLGFWARVGAGAGVLSGVEAALWDLAGKAAGVPVHELLGGRKHDRLRAYATGGPSPWPPDELKRKLDRYTELGFTALKVATGYLEMSGREEILPAPGPQAAAEFEAEKLALMRGHLGPDAEIMLDGHMGHRNGVHRWDLATAQAVMEAAAPYRPAFFEEPLAYEDPDEYAALTSTSPVPIAGGEQLFSYEEFRLWMSRGAFAIAQPDAALLSMPEFVRVGELAATQGRHVVSHAWSAGGGFMQNVHAAFASPSTLMVEMAPDPGELHTALWGDNLVIEDGHVLPPTAPGLGVELTDEVKRRFPFQPGMEEFSSVPGKTLRS; this is translated from the coding sequence ATGCGTATCACCGACGTCACGGCCGTGCTGCTCACCGGCCCGTCCAGCAACGACCCCTACATCACGTTCGCGAAGAAGCTGCGGACGGCCGCGTTCATCGAGGTCCGCACCGACGCCGGCCTCGTCGGGATCGGCGAGACCTACATCGGCTACTTCTTCCCCGAGGTGGTGCCGCACGTCGTCGACTACGTCCGGCCCATCCTCGTCGACGGCGACACCACCGACCCCGCCGTGCTCAGCACCCGGATGCGCCGCTGCCTGGGGTTCTGGGCCCGGGTCGGCGCCGGCGCGGGCGTGCTGTCCGGGGTCGAGGCCGCCCTCTGGGACCTCGCCGGCAAGGCGGCCGGCGTCCCCGTGCACGAGCTGCTCGGCGGCCGCAAGCACGACCGGCTGCGGGCGTACGCCACCGGCGGGCCGTCGCCGTGGCCGCCGGACGAGCTGAAGCGCAAGCTGGACCGGTACACCGAGCTCGGCTTCACCGCGCTCAAGGTCGCCACCGGCTACCTCGAGATGTCCGGGCGCGAGGAGATCCTGCCCGCCCCCGGCCCGCAGGCCGCGGCCGAGTTCGAGGCCGAGAAGCTGGCGCTCATGCGCGGGCACCTGGGCCCGGACGCCGAGATCATGCTCGACGGCCACATGGGCCACCGCAACGGCGTGCACCGCTGGGACCTCGCCACCGCCCAGGCCGTCATGGAGGCCGCGGCGCCGTACCGGCCGGCGTTCTTCGAGGAGCCGCTGGCCTACGAGGACCCTGACGAGTACGCGGCCCTGACCAGCACGTCCCCGGTCCCCATCGCCGGCGGCGAGCAGCTGTTCTCCTACGAGGAGTTCCGGCTCTGGATGAGCCGCGGCGCGTTCGCGATCGCCCAGCCCGACGCCGCGCTGCTGAGCATGCCCGAGTTCGTGCGGGTCGGCGAGCTGGCCGCAACGCAGGGCCGGCACGTCGTCTCGCACGCGTGGAGCGCCGGCGGCGGGTTCATGCAGAACGTCCACGCCGCGTTCGCGTCGCCGTCGACGCTGATGGTCGAGATGGCCCCGGACCCGGGCGAGCTGCACACCGCCCTGTGGGGCGACAACCTCGTCATCGAGGACGGCCACGTCCTTCCGCCGACCGCGCCGGGCCTCGGCGTCGAGCTGACCGACGAGGTCAAGCGGCGGTTCCCCTTCCAGCCCGGCATGGAGGAGTTCTCCAGTGTGCCCGGCAAGACCCTGCGGAGCTGA
- a CDS encoding AraC family transcriptional regulator produces MPDGVTRFRFQEHALGQPCHVARVTIRGVSESHLHLDYYEVMAVFGGAGEQRLRSERQALAPGDVVLVRPGDQHAVVGDPLTGVEFFNVAFSAQSWRTFADLAQLAEPRRWDDAPRPPLVRPEPAGHEAVLRACETLARRFPTGTTMLDLVRFWTALTEVVCPEAPAVPAGPSPSTPSWLSAACAAMRREENLRDGVPRLLELACVSPAHLSRSMRRHYGVTPTEYVTALRLQHAAGLLATTTGTVTGIAFRCGFLSQSYFIRCFGRLYGSSPQRFRLELQRKYVP; encoded by the coding sequence ATGCCCGACGGGGTGACCCGGTTCCGGTTCCAGGAGCACGCGCTCGGCCAGCCCTGCCACGTGGCCCGGGTGACCATCCGCGGCGTCTCCGAGTCGCACCTGCATCTGGACTATTACGAGGTCATGGCGGTCTTCGGCGGCGCCGGCGAGCAGCGGCTGCGCTCCGAGCGGCAGGCGCTGGCCCCGGGCGACGTCGTGCTGGTCCGCCCGGGCGACCAGCACGCCGTCGTCGGCGACCCGCTGACCGGCGTCGAGTTCTTCAACGTCGCGTTCTCGGCGCAGTCCTGGCGCACGTTCGCCGACCTCGCCCAGCTCGCCGAGCCGCGCCGCTGGGATGACGCGCCCCGCCCGCCACTGGTGCGCCCCGAGCCGGCCGGCCACGAGGCCGTCCTGCGTGCCTGCGAGACGCTGGCCCGGCGGTTCCCCACCGGCACGACCATGCTCGACCTCGTCCGGTTCTGGACGGCGCTGACGGAGGTCGTCTGCCCGGAGGCGCCCGCCGTCCCGGCCGGCCCGTCGCCGTCGACGCCGTCGTGGCTGTCGGCCGCCTGCGCCGCCATGCGCCGCGAGGAGAACCTGCGCGACGGCGTGCCGCGCCTGCTCGAGCTGGCCTGCGTGAGCCCGGCGCACCTGTCGCGCAGCATGCGCCGGCACTACGGCGTCACCCCCACCGAGTACGTGACGGCGCTGCGGCTGCAGCACGCGGCCGGCCTGCTCGCGACCACCACCGGCACCGTCACCGGGATCGCGTTCCGCTGCGGCTTCCTCAGCCAGTCCTACTTCATCCGCTGCTTCGGCCGCCTGTACGGCAGCTCGCCGCAGCGGTTCAGGCTCGAGCTGCAGCGCAAGTACGTCCCGTGA
- a CDS encoding AraC family transcriptional regulator, with product MDALADVLDGVRARSADFCRTVLEPPWALRITDGAALALATVLRGHAWVVPDDAEPVLVRAGEVAIVRGPHPYTVGDDPSTAPMLQVLAGNALRTMDGADVSMAEALALIGQAGPGDAEREGAAVVVSGTYQVGGDIGARLLSALPTIVHVPRDADVAPVLALLAAELERDDPGQSVVLDRLLDLALIASLRAWFARPEAQAPGWYRALSDPVVGPALRLIHDDPAFPWTLAELAARAGASRAAFARRFAALVGVPPMTYVTGWRLTLAADLLRQTDSTVETIARRVGYANAFALSVAFKRVRGTTPRHHRLGPDAPGRLSLTGG from the coding sequence ATGGACGCTCTCGCTGACGTGCTCGACGGCGTCCGGGCGCGCTCGGCCGACTTCTGCCGGACGGTGCTCGAGCCGCCGTGGGCGCTCCGGATCACCGACGGCGCCGCCCTCGCCCTGGCGACGGTGCTGCGCGGGCACGCCTGGGTGGTGCCCGACGACGCCGAGCCCGTGCTCGTCCGCGCCGGCGAGGTCGCCATCGTCCGCGGTCCGCACCCGTACACCGTCGGCGACGACCCTTCGACCGCGCCGATGCTGCAGGTGCTGGCCGGCAACGCGCTGCGCACCATGGACGGCGCCGACGTCTCCATGGCCGAGGCCCTCGCCCTGATCGGCCAGGCCGGCCCGGGCGACGCCGAACGCGAGGGCGCCGCCGTCGTCGTCAGCGGCACCTACCAGGTCGGCGGCGACATCGGGGCGCGGCTGCTCAGCGCGCTGCCCACCATCGTGCACGTCCCCCGCGACGCCGACGTCGCCCCCGTCCTCGCCCTGCTCGCCGCCGAGCTCGAGCGCGACGACCCCGGCCAGTCCGTGGTCCTCGACCGGCTGCTCGACCTCGCGCTCATCGCGAGCCTGCGGGCCTGGTTCGCCCGCCCCGAGGCGCAGGCGCCCGGCTGGTACCGCGCCCTCAGCGACCCCGTCGTCGGCCCGGCGCTGCGCCTGATCCACGACGACCCCGCGTTCCCGTGGACCCTCGCCGAGCTGGCCGCCCGCGCCGGCGCCTCCCGGGCCGCGTTCGCCCGCCGCTTCGCCGCGCTCGTCGGCGTGCCGCCCATGACCTACGTGACGGGCTGGCGGCTCACCCTGGCGGCCGACCTGCTGCGCCAGACCGACTCGACAGTCGAGACCATCGCCCGCCGGGTCGGGTACGCCAACGCCTTCGCCCTGAGCGTCGCGTTCAAGCGGGTGCGCGGCACCACCCCGCGCCACCACCGCCTCGGCCCCGACGCCCCCGGCCGGCTGAGCCTTACCGGCGGGTGA
- a CDS encoding NAD(P)-dependent oxidoreductase — translation MTQVTPTERILVAQPVLEAGLERVRRLAPDAVVDVVEPFGPDAVLPDELVRDTTVLFSDWCPANVTAMTRLRWMQLGSHGYSHLNGVPLPRDAVVANASGVNDIPIAEWCVLMMLALARDVPGMLEAQREHRWDRDARFQAELRGRRVGILGYGNIGQELARLCRAHGLEVWALSRFRPGGRELRYDPLDRPAGSVPVPDRSFTRDQRDEFFAGLDVLVVTTPVTSTTRGLVDEAALKLLPSHAVLLNPARAGVVDEAALLAALREGTIAGAALDDHYRQPMPPDDPFFDLPNVIVTAHVSGSNSSTWFVERIWDLFARNLERHLGGDRMLNVIARDDLELADS, via the coding sequence ATGACCCAAGTGACCCCTACCGAGCGCATTCTCGTCGCCCAACCCGTGCTCGAGGCCGGCCTGGAGCGGGTCCGGCGACTCGCGCCGGACGCCGTCGTCGACGTCGTCGAGCCGTTCGGCCCCGATGCCGTCCTGCCGGACGAGCTGGTCCGCGACACGACCGTGCTGTTCTCCGACTGGTGCCCGGCCAACGTGACCGCGATGACCCGGCTGCGCTGGATGCAGCTCGGCTCGCACGGCTACTCGCACCTCAACGGCGTGCCGCTGCCCCGGGACGCGGTGGTGGCGAACGCCAGCGGCGTCAACGACATCCCCATCGCGGAGTGGTGCGTGCTGATGATGCTCGCGCTGGCCCGCGACGTCCCCGGCATGCTCGAGGCGCAGCGCGAGCACCGGTGGGACCGCGACGCGCGGTTCCAGGCGGAGCTGCGGGGGCGGCGGGTGGGCATCCTCGGCTACGGCAACATCGGCCAGGAGCTGGCCCGGCTCTGCCGCGCCCACGGCCTGGAGGTGTGGGCGCTGTCGCGGTTCCGCCCCGGCGGGCGCGAGCTGCGCTACGACCCGCTGGACCGGCCCGCCGGCAGTGTCCCCGTCCCCGACCGCTCGTTCACCCGGGACCAGCGCGACGAGTTCTTCGCCGGACTGGACGTCCTCGTCGTCACCACGCCGGTGACCAGCACGACGCGCGGCCTGGTCGACGAGGCGGCACTGAAGCTGCTGCCGTCGCACGCGGTGCTGCTCAACCCCGCGCGGGCGGGCGTGGTCGACGAGGCGGCACTGCTGGCGGCGCTGCGCGAGGGGACCATCGCCGGGGCTGCCCTGGACGACCACTACCGGCAGCCGATGCCGCCGGACGACCCGTTCTTCGACCTGCCGAACGTGATCGTCACCGCGCACGTCTCCGGGTCCAACTCGAGCACCTGGTTCGTCGAGCGGATCTGGGACCTGTTCGCCCGCAACCTCGAGCGGCACCTCGGCGGCGACCGCATGCTGAACGTGATCGCGCGGGACGATCTGGAGCTTGCGGACTCTTGA
- a CDS encoding phytanoyl-CoA dioxygenase family protein: MTHTQERLTPREHYDRNGYAIFRDVLDPDLMAEVDEHVAWLQRRHPDVRPEQLGHKYVKDDPFWIRLVSDDRLLDIAEQFVGPDIALFASHYISKPPYSGQPVLWHQDGSLWPLDPVEVTTLWLSVDHSTTENGCLRVVPGSHLRSFEPVRVSDEVENVLGVDIEVDVDESEVLDVVLAPGDVEVHHPNIVHGSNANTSPRRRCGLTIRYIPTSTRITHPEQPFPSAFLLRGEPGVNVYQPRPRYVEGTHLAFRGCEDWG, translated from the coding sequence ATGACCCACACCCAGGAACGGCTCACCCCGCGTGAGCACTACGACCGCAACGGCTACGCGATCTTCCGCGACGTCCTCGACCCGGACCTGATGGCCGAGGTCGACGAGCACGTCGCATGGCTGCAGCGCCGCCATCCCGACGTCCGGCCCGAGCAGCTCGGGCACAAGTACGTCAAGGACGACCCGTTCTGGATCCGGCTCGTGAGCGACGACCGCCTGCTCGACATCGCCGAGCAGTTCGTCGGCCCGGACATCGCGCTGTTCGCGTCGCACTACATCAGCAAGCCGCCGTATTCCGGCCAGCCGGTGCTCTGGCACCAGGACGGCTCGCTGTGGCCGCTGGACCCGGTGGAGGTGACGACGCTCTGGCTCTCGGTGGACCACTCGACGACGGAGAACGGGTGCCTGCGTGTGGTTCCGGGCAGCCACCTGCGCAGCTTCGAGCCGGTGCGGGTCAGCGACGAGGTCGAGAACGTCCTCGGCGTGGACATCGAGGTCGACGTCGACGAGTCCGAGGTCCTGGACGTCGTACTGGCCCCCGGCGACGTCGAGGTGCACCACCCGAACATCGTGCACGGCAGCAACGCCAACACCTCGCCGCGACGACGGTGCGGGCTGACCATCCGCTACATCCCGACGTCGACCCGGATCACCCACCCGGAGCAGCCGTTCCCGAGCGCGTTCCTGCTGCGCGGCGAACCGGGCGTGAACGTCTACCAGCCGCGGCCGCGCTACGTCGAGGGCACGCATCTGGCCTTCCGCGGCTGCGAGGACTGGGGCTAG
- a CDS encoding ABC transporter substrate-binding protein produces MATHISRRELLGAAALLSAASLVGCSDPTNNTPARAAERVVNVYLGGKPKIWSPLAPGSAPDQQVMSFIWHALVQADDKEVLQPMLCESFDVSEDARTFTFHLRQGLEWSDGTPFTSKDVLFTFNTYADPKSTNAAAGVYKVVQGVAEFTAGTATSISGFEAPDEHTFVVTTVDPNYGFLMQISSHWILPEHILGADPIESVAQNPFFMNPNVSLGPYVFVQYKTDQYVELKKNPSYFKNEVQIDKVFLKPLTSDVAVAQLGTGEVDIASISATDLPTVEGQDGVEVTTIEGIVLQRLVVNQAKPYFADVRVRQAILCGIDRQGIVDTVLGGQGKVPNSILGPAWTPDDVDPYAYDPDRATQLLTEAGWDFDRTIDLMMIPGARDKDQAATILQDQLGQIGVKVTISNVQGAEMADGYTNKTYDMLIGGAGAADPWLNYGITGCDQQFPAGGNIGYGCDPEFDALMKEANATADEAQRRELYEQAARQDNQTISYPLLYNAYSLWAHNTRVEDFKAKDGAFWGQGDWKIKA; encoded by the coding sequence ATGGCCACACACATCTCGCGTCGGGAGCTGCTGGGCGCCGCGGCACTACTGTCGGCGGCGAGTCTGGTCGGCTGCTCCGACCCCACGAACAACACGCCGGCCCGGGCGGCCGAGCGCGTCGTCAACGTCTACCTGGGTGGCAAGCCGAAGATCTGGAGCCCGCTGGCACCGGGTTCGGCGCCGGACCAGCAGGTGATGTCGTTCATCTGGCACGCACTGGTCCAGGCGGACGACAAGGAGGTCCTGCAGCCGATGCTCTGCGAGAGCTTCGACGTGTCCGAGGACGCCCGGACGTTCACCTTCCACCTGCGCCAGGGGCTCGAGTGGAGCGACGGCACCCCGTTCACCTCCAAGGACGTCCTGTTCACGTTCAACACCTACGCGGACCCGAAGAGCACCAACGCCGCCGCCGGCGTCTACAAGGTGGTGCAGGGTGTCGCGGAGTTCACCGCCGGCACGGCCACGAGCATCTCCGGCTTCGAGGCGCCCGACGAGCACACCTTCGTCGTCACGACGGTCGACCCGAACTACGGCTTCCTCATGCAGATCAGCTCGCACTGGATCCTGCCCGAGCACATCCTCGGCGCGGACCCGATCGAGTCGGTGGCGCAGAACCCGTTCTTCATGAACCCGAACGTCAGCCTCGGCCCGTACGTCTTCGTGCAGTACAAGACCGACCAGTACGTCGAGCTGAAGAAGAACCCGTCGTACTTCAAGAACGAGGTCCAGATCGACAAGGTCTTCCTCAAGCCGCTCACGTCCGACGTCGCCGTCGCGCAGCTCGGCACCGGCGAGGTCGACATCGCCTCGATCTCGGCCACGGACCTCCCGACGGTCGAGGGCCAGGACGGCGTCGAGGTCACCACCATCGAGGGCATCGTCCTGCAGCGCCTGGTGGTCAACCAGGCCAAGCCCTACTTCGCCGACGTGCGGGTGCGGCAGGCGATCCTGTGCGGCATCGACCGGCAGGGCATCGTCGACACCGTCCTGGGCGGGCAGGGCAAGGTCCCGAACTCGATCCTGGGCCCGGCCTGGACGCCCGACGACGTCGACCCGTACGCGTACGACCCCGACCGCGCCACCCAGCTGCTCACCGAGGCCGGCTGGGACTTCGACCGGACCATCGACCTCATGATGATCCCGGGCGCGCGCGACAAGGACCAGGCGGCCACCATCCTGCAGGACCAGCTGGGCCAGATCGGCGTCAAGGTCACCATCAGCAACGTCCAGGGTGCTGAGATGGCCGACGGGTACACGAACAAGACCTACGACATGCTCATCGGCGGCGCGGGCGCGGCCGACCCGTGGCTCAACTACGGCATCACGGGCTGCGACCAGCAGTTCCCGGCCGGCGGCAACATCGGCTACGGCTGCGACCCGGAGTTCGACGCGCTCATGAAGGAGGCCAACGCCACCGCCGACGAGGCGCAGCGCCGCGAGCTGTACGAGCAGGCCGCGCGGCAGGACAACCAGACCATCTCCTACCCGCTGCTCTACAACGCGTACTCGCTCTGGGCGCACAACACCCGGGTCGAGGACTTCAAGGCCAAGGACGGCGCCTTCTGGGGGCAGGGCGACTGGAAGATCAAGGCCTAG
- a CDS encoding NAD-dependent succinate-semialdehyde dehydrogenase, whose amino-acid sequence MDYRSDLYIDGAWRAGGEGRTFPVLDPAEGTELAAFAAATEADCLAAVEAAAAAFEGWAATPPRERGELLRRAFDLLTAEREVLAEIIVRENGKAFPDALAEAVYATEFFRWFSEESVRVGGDFRLSPSGDKRIVVTHQPIGVSLLVTPWNFPAAMATRKLAPALAAGCTTVLKPARETPLTAAYVVDVLERAGAPRGVVNLVTPVPTGPAVAAMVAHPAVRKLSFTGSTEVGRVLLHAAADTVVSTSMELGGNAPFVVLEGADVDAAVDGAIVAKMRNGGAACTAANRFYVHASLYEEFAAKLTAAMDAFVLGPGTDRASTLGALVSPEERDKVASLVDTAVTEGAKVRLGGDTAPSGAGAFYPATVLVDVAHGSTINRTEIFGPVAALVPFDTVDDAVRMANDTIYGLIGYVFGREDEALRVALRLDAGMVAVNRGVASDPAAPFGGTKQSGLGREGSSEGILEFLEEKYVAVAP is encoded by the coding sequence ATGGACTACCGCAGCGACCTCTACATCGACGGCGCCTGGCGCGCGGGCGGCGAGGGCCGCACGTTCCCCGTGCTCGACCCCGCGGAGGGGACGGAGCTGGCGGCGTTCGCCGCGGCCACCGAGGCGGACTGCCTGGCCGCGGTCGAGGCGGCCGCGGCCGCGTTCGAGGGCTGGGCGGCAACCCCGCCGCGCGAGCGCGGCGAGCTGCTGCGGCGCGCGTTCGACCTCCTGACCGCCGAGCGCGAGGTCCTCGCCGAGATCATCGTGCGCGAGAACGGCAAGGCGTTCCCCGACGCGCTGGCCGAGGCGGTCTACGCGACGGAGTTCTTCCGCTGGTTCTCCGAGGAGTCGGTGCGGGTCGGCGGCGACTTCCGCCTCTCCCCCAGCGGCGACAAGCGCATTGTCGTCACCCACCAGCCGATCGGCGTGTCGCTGCTGGTCACGCCGTGGAACTTCCCGGCCGCCATGGCGACGCGCAAGCTCGCTCCGGCGCTGGCCGCAGGCTGCACGACGGTGCTCAAGCCGGCCCGTGAGACGCCGCTGACCGCCGCCTACGTCGTCGACGTACTGGAGCGGGCCGGCGCGCCGCGCGGTGTGGTCAACCTGGTCACGCCGGTGCCGACCGGCCCGGCCGTCGCCGCGATGGTCGCCCACCCCGCCGTCCGCAAGCTCTCCTTCACCGGGTCGACGGAGGTCGGCCGCGTCCTGTTGCACGCCGCAGCGGACACCGTCGTCAGCACGTCCATGGAGCTGGGCGGCAACGCCCCGTTCGTCGTCCTCGAGGGTGCCGACGTCGACGCCGCGGTCGACGGCGCGATCGTCGCGAAGATGCGCAACGGCGGCGCCGCCTGCACCGCGGCGAACCGGTTCTACGTGCACGCGTCGCTGTACGAGGAGTTCGCCGCCAAGCTCACCGCCGCGATGGACGCCTTCGTCCTCGGTCCCGGCACCGACCGCGCCAGCACCCTCGGCGCGCTGGTCTCGCCCGAGGAGCGCGACAAGGTCGCCTCCCTGGTCGACACCGCGGTCACCGAGGGGGCGAAGGTGCGGCTCGGCGGCGACACCGCCCCGTCCGGCGCCGGCGCCTTCTACCCCGCCACCGTCCTCGTCGACGTCGCCCACGGCTCGACGATCAACCGGACGGAGATCTTCGGCCCGGTCGCCGCGCTGGTCCCCTTCGACACCGTCGACGACGCGGTCCGGATGGCCAACGACACCATCTACGGCCTCATCGGCTACGTGTTCGGCCGCGAGGACGAGGCGCTGCGGGTGGCGCTGCGCCTCGACGCCGGCATGGTCGCCGTCAACCGGGGCGTCGCCAGCGACCCGGCCGCTCCCTTCGGTGGCACGAAGCAGAGCGGCCTGGGCCGCGAGGGCAGCTCGGAGGGGATCCTCGAGTTCCTCGAGGAGAAGTACGTCGCGGTGGCGCCGTAG
- a CDS encoding siderophore-interacting protein, whose product MSVGADLPMRFFRAEVLDARPVCADMMRVVFGGPGLADFASTGVGDEYLRVFFPTGDGAEPVLPVIHDNGRWTYPDGAEPSPMRTYTVRDHRPERGEVVIDFVVHDGGVAAEWARTAGPGDVVTLNTPTGMYDAPADFTWQLLLADSAALPAATRILESCPPGVRTRAVFEVASPAHEVDLPARDGVEVVWLHGGNGHGPSRLADVLRACDLPEGLASGAGYVWVAGETAVLRDARRYLRHELKLPPSAYKVVGYWTDNGEEYNRRLAELDEKTQEWLLEPWDSDADEEDQEDEYIARLEKLGL is encoded by the coding sequence ATGTCCGTCGGTGCCGATCTGCCCATGCGGTTCTTCCGTGCCGAGGTCCTCGATGCGCGGCCCGTGTGCGCCGACATGATGCGTGTGGTCTTCGGCGGTCCCGGCCTCGCCGACTTCGCCTCGACCGGCGTGGGCGACGAGTACCTGCGGGTCTTCTTCCCCACGGGCGACGGTGCCGAGCCGGTCCTGCCGGTCATCCACGACAACGGCCGCTGGACCTATCCCGACGGCGCCGAGCCGTCGCCGATGCGCACCTACACCGTCCGCGACCACCGCCCCGAGCGCGGCGAGGTCGTCATCGACTTCGTGGTCCACGACGGTGGGGTGGCGGCGGAGTGGGCGCGCACGGCCGGGCCGGGTGACGTCGTCACCCTCAACACGCCGACCGGCATGTACGACGCGCCCGCGGACTTCACCTGGCAGCTGCTGCTCGCCGACTCCGCCGCCCTGCCTGCGGCGACGCGCATCCTCGAGAGCTGCCCGCCCGGCGTGCGGACCCGCGCGGTCTTCGAGGTGGCGTCGCCCGCGCACGAGGTGGACCTGCCCGCGCGCGACGGCGTCGAGGTCGTCTGGCTGCACGGCGGTAACGGCCACGGGCCGAGCCGGCTCGCGGACGTGCTGCGCGCGTGCGACCTGCCTGAGGGTCTCGCGTCCGGCGCCGGCTACGTCTGGGTCGCCGGCGAGACCGCCGTCCTGCGCGACGCCCGCCGCTACCTCCGGCACGAGCTGAAGCTGCCGCCGTCGGCCTACAAGGTGGTCGGCTACTGGACCGACAACGGCGAGGAGTACAACCGCCGCCTCGCCGAGCTGGACGAGAAGACGCAGGAGTGGCTGCTCGAGCCCTGGGACTCCGACGCCGACGAGGAGGACCAGGAGGACGAGTACATCGCCCGCCTGGAGAAGCTCGGCCTCTAG